The Spirochaeta isovalerica genome includes a window with the following:
- a CDS encoding fatty acid--CoA ligase: MNNIISKTESAYEYPLLIKQLFLAPVEDRPEEQIIYRDETAISYRLWRERVHKLANALESVGVTHGSTVAMLDWDSHRYLECYYAVPMMGAVLHMINMRLSPEQLAYTIEHAEDDVIICHADFLPLLEAIKGRIAEGRKFIIIDENGVVTDSALKIEGEYEVMLAEASSHYDFPDFDENTRATTFYTTGTTGLPKGVYFSHRQMVLHTLVNTVSLSSPSVQGRMHRESVYMPMTPMFHVHAWGIPYIATYLGIKQVYPGKYEPAMLLKLLVTHKVTFSHCVPTILHLILKSPAAAQFDLSNWSVIIGGAALPKAMTLMALERGIDVFGGYGMSETAPVLSISHLSSAETELPPEEQAALRSRTGKPVGLTQLRIVDEEGKDVPRDDKTPGEIIVRSPYLTQGYLKDNVHSEKLWEGGWLHTNDVACINEQGSVRIVDRTKDVIKVGGEWLGSLEIEDVIARHEGVSEVAVIAFPDDQWGEVPMAIVVTAEGAEVSESEVKQTVKASVDSGVLPREAITLKVRFADAISKTSVGKTNKVALREQFLS, from the coding sequence ATGAATAACATAATTAGTAAAACTGAATCCGCATATGAGTATCCTCTGCTCATTAAACAACTATTTTTAGCTCCGGTGGAAGACCGTCCGGAAGAACAGATTATCTATCGCGATGAAACAGCCATTTCCTACCGTCTATGGAGAGAGAGAGTCCACAAGCTGGCGAATGCTCTCGAATCTGTGGGCGTAACTCATGGCAGTACAGTTGCCATGCTCGACTGGGACTCGCATCGATATCTGGAATGTTATTACGCCGTTCCCATGATGGGAGCCGTGCTTCATATGATTAATATGAGACTTTCTCCGGAACAGCTCGCCTATACTATCGAGCATGCCGAGGATGATGTTATAATCTGTCACGCCGATTTTCTTCCTCTTCTTGAAGCAATAAAAGGCCGCATAGCCGAAGGCAGGAAATTCATTATCATTGATGAGAACGGAGTCGTTACAGATTCCGCGCTTAAAATAGAAGGCGAGTACGAAGTCATGCTTGCCGAGGCGTCGAGCCATTATGATTTTCCCGATTTCGATGAGAATACCAGGGCGACTACATTCTATACGACGGGGACTACAGGCCTGCCGAAAGGTGTGTATTTCTCTCACAGGCAGATGGTGCTCCATACTCTGGTCAACACTGTTTCTCTTTCGTCTCCTTCCGTTCAGGGAAGGATGCATCGTGAGTCTGTTTACATGCCCATGACGCCCATGTTCCACGTTCATGCATGGGGGATTCCCTACATTGCAACCTACCTCGGGATAAAACAGGTCTATCCGGGAAAGTATGAACCGGCGATGCTTCTTAAGCTTCTAGTAACCCATAAGGTTACATTCAGCCACTGCGTTCCCACGATTCTTCACCTTATTCTGAAATCGCCAGCGGCCGCACAGTTCGATCTGTCCAACTGGTCGGTTATTATCGGAGGCGCGGCCTTGCCGAAAGCTATGACTCTCATGGCGCTCGAGAGAGGAATCGATGTTTTCGGCGGTTACGGTATGTCGGAAACGGCTCCGGTTCTTTCCATCTCCCATTTAAGTTCCGCTGAAACGGAATTACCCCCGGAAGAGCAGGCTGCTCTGAGAAGCCGGACCGGTAAGCCCGTAGGTCTGACACAATTGAGAATTGTCGATGAAGAGGGAAAGGATGTTCCCAGAGATGATAAGACACCCGGAGAAATCATTGTGCGCAGCCCTTATCTCACTCAGGGGTATCTTAAAGATAATGTCCATTCTGAAAAACTCTGGGAAGGCGGATGGCTTCATACAAATGATGTGGCCTGCATCAACGAACAGGGAAGCGTCAGAATCGTTGACAGAACAAAAGATGTTATCAAAGTCGGCGGCGAGTGGCTTGGATCTCTGGAGATTGAAGATGTCATAGCACGGCATGAAGGTGTTTCTGAAGTAGCTGTTATCGCTTTTCCCGATGATCAGTGGGGAGAAGTTCCCATGGCAATTGTCGTTACGGCTGAAGGAGCGGAGGTTTCGGAGAGCGAAGTCAAACAGACCGTTAAGGCCAGTGTTGATTCCGGCGTTCTTCCCCGTGAAGCTATCACTCTGAAAGTCAGGTTCGCCGATGCTATTTCCAAGACAAGCGTCGGAAAGACAAATAAGGTCGCGCTTCGCGAACAGTTTCTCTCATAA
- the fbaA gene encoding class II fructose-bisphosphate aldolase produces MSVLDRIKPGVVYGKDLQTLFEICKEEGFAMPAVNCVGSDSVNAVMEAAAKVKSPVMIQFSNGGGTFYAGKGLKLEGQEAAIAGSISGAKHVHLMAEKYGIPVVLHTDHCAKKLLPWIDGLLDAGEEHYKQTGKPLFSSHMLDLSEESIEENLEISKKYLERMSKIEMTLEIELGITGGEEDGVDNTDVAHEDLYSKPEEIDYAYTELSKISPNFTIAAAFGNVHGVYKPGNVKLTPSILDKAQKYIIDKHNLSAKHPVTFVFHGGSGSTQEEIREAISYGVVKMNIDTDTQWATWEGVLNFYKANEAYLQGQLGNPEGDDKPNKKFYDPRVWLRKAQESMIARLEKAFDDLNCIGRN; encoded by the coding sequence ATGAGTGTATTAGACAGGATTAAACCTGGCGTAGTCTATGGAAAAGACCTGCAGACTTTATTCGAAATCTGCAAAGAAGAAGGATTTGCCATGCCTGCTGTTAACTGTGTAGGATCTGACTCAGTTAACGCTGTAATGGAAGCAGCGGCAAAAGTAAAATCACCTGTTATGATACAGTTTTCCAACGGCGGCGGAACATTTTATGCCGGTAAAGGCCTGAAGCTTGAAGGTCAGGAAGCGGCAATCGCCGGATCCATTTCCGGAGCAAAACACGTTCACCTTATGGCTGAAAAATACGGTATTCCCGTTGTTCTTCACACAGACCACTGTGCCAAAAAACTTCTCCCCTGGATCGACGGACTTCTCGATGCCGGAGAAGAGCACTACAAACAGACTGGAAAACCCCTTTTCTCTTCCCACATGCTCGACCTTTCCGAAGAGTCTATCGAAGAGAACCTTGAAATCAGCAAAAAATACCTCGAGAGAATGAGTAAAATTGAAATGACTCTCGAAATCGAACTCGGAATCACCGGTGGTGAAGAAGACGGTGTAGACAACACTGATGTCGCGCACGAAGATCTTTACTCCAAACCCGAAGAGATCGATTACGCTTATACTGAACTTTCCAAAATCAGCCCCAACTTCACAATTGCCGCTGCATTCGGAAATGTTCACGGTGTTTACAAACCCGGTAACGTAAAACTGACTCCCTCCATTCTGGATAAAGCTCAGAAATACATCATCGATAAACATAACCTTTCTGCAAAACATCCCGTAACTTTCGTTTTCCACGGAGGATCCGGTTCAACTCAGGAAGAGATCAGAGAAGCTATCAGCTACGGTGTTGTAAAAATGAACATCGATACAGATACTCAGTGGGCCACATGGGAAGGCGTTTTGAACTTCTACAAAGCTAACGAAGCTTATCTTCAGGGACAGCTCGGCAACCCCGAAGGTGACGACAAACCCAACAAAAAATTCTACGACCCCAGAGTATGGCTCCGCAAAGCTCAGGAATCCATGATCGCAAGACTTGAAAAAGCTTTCGACGACCTGAACTGCATCGGCAGAAACTAA